The following proteins are encoded in a genomic region of Phycodurus eques isolate BA_2022a chromosome 11, UOR_Pequ_1.1, whole genome shotgun sequence:
- the zgc:153981 gene encoding dual specificity protein phosphatase family protein: MSGRKQQQDLALIKQLELILDSCKLELSAVDEVWPNLYIGNMAVAQNKKTLSRLGITHVLNAAHSKQGSIGDQCFYDKACVYCGIPAEDSDHFDLSQYFKPAADFIHKGLQFDKGKVLVHCIMGVSRSATLALAYLMLRQRLSLQDALSHIVQKRAIYPNRNFLMLLHKLSEQLAFKRRLCPLL; this comes from the exons ATGTCAGGGCGCAAGCAGCAACAGGACCTGGCGCTCATTAAACAACTGGAGCTCATTCTGGATTCCTGCAAACTGGAGCTCTCTGCAGTGGATGAAGTCTGGCCAAACCTCTACATAGGAAACAT ggctgtAGCACAGAATAAAAAGACTTTATCCAGGCTGGGCATCACTCACGTCCTGAACGCAGCTCACTCCAAGCAGGGAAGCATCGGGGACCAATGTTTTTATGACAAGGCTTGCGTTTACTGCGGCATACCAGCAGAAGATTCGGACCACTTTGACCTCAGCCAGTACTTCAAACCTGCAGCGGACTTCATCCATAAAGGCCTTCAGTTCGACAAAG GGAAAGTTCTGGTGCATTGCATTATGGGTGTGAGCCGCTCAGCCACCCTGGCACTGGCCTACCTGATGCTGCGTCAACGCCTCTCCCTCCAGGATGCTCTCAGTCACATTGTGCAAAAACGGGCCATTTACCCCAATCGGAACTTCCTGATGCTCCTCCACAAGTTGAGTGAACAGTTGGCATTCAAAAGGAGGCTGTGTCCCCTCCTCTGA
- the si:ch211-223p8.8 gene encoding dual specificity protein phosphatase 13A family protein translates to MPSAFTTRQQQTGTSYNQQHFIMSAGSSGKCDTGDSRKDNVREDDTEGEQSATEVSLEELEEVLHTAPRSCRHGDEVLPNLYLGDMVMSHDKFGLWTLGITHVLNASHGKLCCKGSDDFYGTTVKYYGVPANDLPTFELSPFFYPAAAFIDQAVTSGGRVLVHCAVGVSRSATLVLAYLMIHHHLSLLSAIQCVQKKRWIFPNRGFLQQLLCLQQNLQCKGETVPN, encoded by the exons ATGCCTTCTGCTTTCACAACTAGGCAACAGCAAACAGGAACTAGTTATAACCAACAACA CTTTATCATGAGTGCTGGGTCTTCTGGGAAATGTGACACTGGAGACTCCAGGAAGGATAATGTGAGAGAAGACGACACAGAGGGTGAGCAGTCAGCAACAGAGGTCTCTCtcgaggagctggaggaggttTTACATACGGCTCCTCGCTCCTGTCGCCATGGAGACGAAGTGTTGCCCAACCTTTACCTGGGTGACAT GGTCATGTCTCATGACAAGTTCGGACTGTGGACGCTGGGAATCACTCATGTGCTGAATGCATCACATGGTAAACTGTGCTGTAAAGGCAGCGACGACTTCTACGGAACTACGGTGAAATACTACGGTGTTCCAGCCAATGACCTACCCACATTTGAACTTTCACCTTTCTTCTACCCCGCTGCTGCTTTCATTGACCAGGCTGTGACGTCTGGAG GAAGAGTACTGGTGCACTGTGCTGTGGGTGTGAGTCGCTCAGCCACGTTGGTCCTTGCCTACCTGATGATTCACCATCACCTCAGTCTCCTGTCTGCCATACAATGTGTGCAGAAGAAGCGCTGGATCTTTCCAAACCGAGGTTTCCTGCAGCAGCTTTTGTGCCTCCAACAAAACCTGCAGTGCAAAGGAGAGACGGTACCAAACTAA
- the LOC133410041 gene encoding sphingomyelin synthase-related protein 1-like, translating into MASESSVSAWSCKQVAQWLQVQGFDDYVDLLCADHRLDGPSLLALTEADLRGPPLSLTVLGDIKRLAISLRQLQRQNQAQLEELGLQPRDSLPQRPGAAAEWSCDGADRHCNRGECSGDGTELRLRNGARSEYRSGAMQCHTHSNGRCRQDLAGRLDPEVWKTIISVIYVFSVFGFTAFVMVIVHERVPDMGTYPPLPDIFLDSFPRIPWAFAMAEACGLILCYMLILILLLHKHRSILIRRLCSLMGTVFLLRCCTMFVTSLSVPGQHLKCASKTYGNSIEKIQRALTIWVGFGMTLTGVQTCGDYMFSGHTVVITLLNFFVTEYTPRTWNLIHTISWVLNLFGIFFILAAHEHYSIDVFIAFYITTRLFLYYHTLANTRAYQQSRRARIWFPMFSFFECNVNGPVPNQYHWPFSKPAFMKTLIG; encoded by the exons ATGGCATCAGAGAGTAGTGTGAGTGCTTGGAGCTGCAAGCAGGTAGCCCAGTGGCTGCAGGTGCAAGGATTCGACGACTATGTGGATCTGCTGTGTGCTGACCACCGCCTAGATGGACCCAGTCTTCTGGCTCTGACTGAGGCCGACCTGCGCGGGCCTCCTCTGAGCCTCACGGTGCTGGGAGACATCAAGAGGCTGGCCATATCCCTTCGCCAGCTCCAGAGACAGAACCAAGCCCAGCTGGAGGAGCTGGGTCTCCAGCCTAGGGACAGTCTCCCGCAAAGGCCCGGTGCGGCGGCCGAGTGGAGCTGTGACGGAGCCGACAGGCACTGCAATAGAGGAGAATGCTCTGGGGATGGCACTGAGCTACGACTGAGGAATGGAGCTCGATCTGAATACAGATCTGGAGCGATGCAATGTCACACGCACTCCAACGGGAGGTGTCGGCAGGACCTGGCCGGAAGACTGGACCCGGAGGTGTGGAAGACCATCATTAGTGTCATTTATGTGTTTTCAGTGTTTGGCTTTACTGCCTTTGTTATGGTCATTGTACACGAGCGAGTACCAGACATGGGGACCTATCCACCGCTTCCTGACATCTTCTTGGACAG TTTTCCCAGAATCCCTTGGGCTTTTGCAATGGCTGAAGCCTGTGGCCTCATCCTGTGCTACATGCTTATATTGATCCTGCTGCTTCATAAACACAG ATCCATTCTCATTAGACGGTTGTGTTCTCTGATGGGAACTGTGTTTTTGCTCCGCTGCTGCACAATGTTCGTCACCTCGCTCTCTGTGCCTGGCCAGCACCTCAAGTGCGCCAGTAAG ACGTACGGCAATTCGATAGAAAAGATACAGAGGGCACTGACAATCTGGGTCGGATTCGGGATGACTCTGACCGGCGTCCAAACATGCGGCGACTACATGTTCAGCGGTCACACGGTTGTCATTACCCTGCTCAACTTTTTTGTGACAGAAT ACACTCCAAGAACGTGGAATTTGATTCACACCATCTCCTGGGTGTTGAACCTCTTCGGGATCTTCTTCATCCTGGCAGCGCATGAGCACTACTCCATCGACGTCTTCATCGCCTTCTACATCACCACGCGCCTCTTCCTCTATTACCACACCTTGGCCAACACCCGTGCCTACCAGCAGAGCCGCAGGGCGCGCATCTGGTTCCCCATGTTCTCCTTCTTCGAGTGCAATGTGAACGGACCCGTCCCCAACCAGTACCACTGGCCCTTCAGTAAACCTGCCTTCATGAAGACCCTCATTGGGTAG
- the npy4r gene encoding neuropeptide Y receptor type 4, which yields MSFSGDSSQPPPSAPSLNHTSSSRPPPWEAGRSNDSLLSDLSGLSHEEQCHTSPILTAFLVAWYTITMVLGLVGNVGLICIITRRREKANVTSIFICNLSFSDILVCVFCLPFTLIYTLMDHWVFGSLLCRLVPFIQCMSVTVSVLSLVFIALERHQLIINPAGWKPSIPQAYTAVVIIWILACFTSSPFLAFQLLTSEPYANMTLPQPAPYHETSPPHHFSLANSSALQNPLHFHNLYASLHMEACLEHWPSQHHRLTYTTWLLLFQYCGPLILVLLCYIRVFVRLRHRKDMLDRARTPESKRMTHSRRINIMLVALITAFALCWLPLTIFNAVSDWNQEALPVCYHNLLFSLCHLLAMSSTCINPIIYGFLNSNFRQEVREVLQYCCSRPLEEECERFPISTVHMDVSRTSVPLACRNNSAS from the coding sequence ATGTCCTTCAGTGGCGACTCAAGCCAGCCCCCCCCTTCCGCGCCCTCCCTCAACCACACGTCCTCTTCACGACCGCCTCCATGGGAGGCTGGTCGCTCAAATGATTCTCTGCTCTCAGACCTGTCAGGTCTCAGCCATGAAGAACAATGTCACACGTCTCCAATCCTGACGGCGTTTCTGGTGGCGTGGTACACCATCACAATGGTGCTGGGCCTGGTGGGCAATGTCGGCCTTATTTGCATAATTACTCGACGCCGGGAGAAAGCCAACGTCACCAGCATTTTCATCTGTAATCTATCATTCTCTGACATTTTGGTGTGTGTCTTCTGCCTCCCTTTCACACTCATATACACGCTCATGGACCACTGGGTGTTTGGGTCACTGCTCTGCCGCCTGGTCCCCTTCATTCAATGTATGTCTGTGACCGTCTCTGTCCTCTCTCTGGTTTTTATCGCTCTGGAGAGACACCAGCTCATCATTAACCCGGCTGGTTGGAAACCCAGTATTCCACAGGCCTACACAGCCGTCGTCATCATCTGGATTCTGGCCTGCTTCACGTCTTCACCTTTCCTGGCCTTTCAGCTGCTCACGAGCGAGCCCTATGCCaacatgaccctgccccagCCTGCTCCTTATCACGAAACGTCACCCCCACATCACTTCTCGCTTGCTAACTCGTCCGCGCTTCAAAATCCACTGCATTTTCACAACCTTTACGCGTCCTTGCACATGGAGGCCTGTCTGGAGCACTGGCCCTCCCAGCATCACCGGCTGACCTACACCACATGGCTGCTGCTTTTCCAGTACTGCGGCCCTTTGATTCTCGTCCTGCTGTGTTACATCCGAGTGTTCGTACGTCTGCGTCACCGCAAAGACATGCTGGACCGCGCCAGGACGCCGGAGAGCAAGCGCATGACCCACAGCCGTCGCATCAACATCATGCTGGTGGCCCTGATCACGGCCTTCGCCCTTTGCTGGCTGCCGCTCACCATCTTCAACGCTGTGTCCGACTGGAACCAGGAGGCGCTTCCCGTGTGCTACCACAACCTGCTCTTCTCCCTCTGCCACCTCCTGGCGATGTCGTCCACCTGCATCAACCCCATCATCTACGGCTTTCTCAATTCCAACTTCAGGCAGGAGGTGAGGGAGGTGCTCCAGTACTGCTGCTCCCGCCCTCTGGAGGAGGAGTGTGAGCGCTTCCCCATATCCACCGTGCACATGGACGTGTCTCGTACCTCGGTGCCGCTCGCCTGCAGGAATAACTCTGCTTCATAG